The genomic interval CTCTATAAATAACTACGGCCCAGTGCAGCTGGAGGCAGGCCTGGAAACCCAAGGAGCTGGGTGGGGgctgaagaggaggaggggaggacaggGACAGAGCTGGGGAAGCGGGGCAGCAGCGCCGGGAGTAGAGAGGAAGCACTGCCCAGACTTGTATGACCTTGAACACAGCACTTAACTTACGCactgcctcagtctttccttcctctcttgctTCCCGTTTGTGCAATGGGGATGGCACTGTCTGTCCTGTGGTTAAGAGAGCAGCATCCCTAACTGGGAAAAACTTGAGAAGCACAAAATGCCAAAAGTCAGTCCTGTGATGCAGGCCCCAGGACTTCCCAGGTTCTCCAGAGTCACTTGTTACCCGATGACCATGAAGAGAGGTTCCCTTTTATAGAGTCTCACCTCTCTCTAGACCTCCAAGATTCCTCAGAGTCATTCTTCCCAACCCCCAGTGCGGTCCCCAGAATCTTTGCACACGGAGTCATCCAGTCCTGTGCCCAGGATGGGTTCCTGTCACTCTAGGTGGCCTTTAGCCCCTGGACTGTAAGGGCAACACTACTTTCTACATATGGTGCTGTTTCCCCTGTCCTTCCCCCAGCGCTGCCACCTGTCTCTCCCctctcactctcttcttcccctgCACTGGTCCCTTCTCCTTTCCAATCCTGAACCTAGAGTCCCATGTTTATGGGATGGGGACTCTGCAGGCACCTGCTCAAGTGCTTTCTGTGTGTTATTTTACTATTTCCCAAGATTGCTTATCATCAGAATCCCTTGAGTGAATGAGTgatactcgctcagtcatgtctgactctgcaaccccctgccaggctcctcagaaTCCCTTgaaagcttaaaaaagaaaaaaagataggatTTTCAAGCCTCTGCCCTAGAGATCTCAGTTCAGTGGCTCCAGGATGGAGCTAaagaacttggattttttttttttcgtttcctCCCTAATGGTCTGTTATTAATCCAGCATTAGAAGCACTGCATTATCTCAGAACATTCTACAAAGGAGGAACCAAGGCTTAGAGAGACTAAATaagttacccaaggtcacacaagtagCTCAAAGACAGCAGTGTCACTCAGAGCAGATGCTCTTAACACCAAATTGCActgcttctctcctttgcctttttgggATCTTTCTTGCTCTGTCCTCTTTTTCTCAAGGTATCATCCCTTTCTATGGACCATCTCCAAAACCTCCACGATTTTGCCTCTATATTGCAGGATCAGTGGCGGATCTGCCACTCACACTGCGCTTGCACTGCCCCCACTTGTATCCAGCACTGGCAGAGAGCCTCCTGCTACAGCCTGGCTTGCCGCCTAAGCTTCCTGCTGTGAGTCTGCCTGGCAGCCAGTGACATCACAGAGCTTGATTCTGTGATTGGCGGATTTTCGCAGCACTGTGGCCTGGTTGGCCTGATTCTTTCCCACCCCTTGCCTGAGCCAGACTCCGCTGAGGAGTCAGGGCTACCTCAGACCTGATCCCAGCAATTGGAGTGCTCTCACACAGGACGAGGGGATTTGTGTGCAGATACCCACTGGAGACTAAGCACAGTGCTAGCAGAGGCCCCGAAGCAGGGGAATGGAGCTTGTCCAAGAGTGCATGTTTTGGGCTGGAACACAGAATCTGCGAAGAAGATggtttagtggaaaaaaaaaaaaaataggttgaaTGTCTGGAGGCCAGAAAGCTTAGCTTTGTTCTGACAAGCATCTTAACCACCCTCTGATGCCTCTCTGATCCTCATCCAGGCAGACACAGCCTTTCTGACCTCTGACCTTTGACTCACAGGCTGAGGCAGATGTGGCCTCCCTGAACCGCCGCATTCAGCTGGTAGAGGAGGAGCTGGACCGGGCACAGGAGCGTCTGGCTACAGCCCtgcagaagctggaggaggctgAGAAGGCAGCTGATGAGAGCGAGAGGTGGGCAGCGGGGTCCtcagaggatggggtggggagggagccgGGAGCCTGTCCCTGCTGGAcctaaccccacccccaccactcacCCTGCCTCTCAGAGGAATGAAGGTCATCGAAAACCGAGCTATGAAGGATGAGGAAAAgatggagctgcaggagatgcagctgaAGGAGGCCAAGCACATCGCCGAGGATTCGGACCGCAAATATGAGGAGGTGACAGCCCTGCTCCACTTTGTTCTCACGCCTGAACCCCAGGCACCCCCAATCATTCACCATGGATTTCCTCCTCACTCCCCCATCCCCACAGGTGGCCAGGAAACTGGTGATCCTGGAAGGAGAGCTGGAGCGCTCAGAAGAGAGAGCTGAGGTGGCTGAGAGGTAAGGACACCCCAGGGTAGCAAGTGAACCTCGGCCTGAGCCCATGGCTGTGGGGCACTCTGTGCAGTGGGAGGTGCTTCCCCAGTCAGGGTACCCCAGGGACTGGTCCTGCCTTTGACCCCTACCTGCTGGCCCCCAGCCGAGCCAGGCAGCTGGAGGAGGAGCTTCGAACCATGGATCAGGCCCTCAAGTCCCTGATGGCCTCAGAGGAGGAGGTAGTCACCTCTCTGGACCTTTCTGGCCAATGGCACCTTCTCTCGGCTCACCTTCCCCTCCACCTCAGGCTGCTCTCTCTCAACCTGCTGGGGGTCGGGAAGGGCCTGGGGCTTCCAGTCTCTGCCTGCTGTCACTCTCACAACTTTGCtcttcttctcttccctcctccaccccttccccactgtGCCACCTCCACTGTCTCCCCCACTGTGCCTTCACATCCCACCCTGCCACACACCCCCCTGCAGTAAATGTGGGGACCTAGAGGAGGAGCTGAAAATTGTTACCAACAACTTGAAATCCCTGGAAGCCCAAGCGGACAAGGTAGAGGGGGCAGAGGGGCAGTGAGGATGGGTTCCTTCAGGGAAGGGAGGCGATGGGCCCAGGCAGGGCGGGGCGCAGTGTTTGATGGAGACAAAATCAGGAGTAGCCTGTGGGGCTCCGTGAAGAAATGAAGGCTTTGTGGGAGTGGTGTACTGATGACCTGTGTCTGTCCCTAAAAGTATTCcaccaaagaagataaatatGAAGAGGAGATCAAACTGCTGGAGGAGAAGCTAAAGGAGGTGAGAGTCCTTCCAGTCCGAATGACCTTCAAgccccccaatccctaccagagACCTCCTATGGCAGGAATTGGGAACAGGGGCAGAACAGAAGGTTGACTTAAGTGATAGTGTCTGGGAGGGCCtagatttttgtcatttttccccaTCTTGCCTTTACACCCAGGCTGAGACCCGAGCAGAGTTTGCTGAAAGGTCGGTGGCAAAGTTGGAGAAAACCATCGATGACCTGGAAGGTAAAAAGGATATTCCTCTGTACCCCCGAGACTTTCAAAATAGGTCTGTACTCCCCATGACTTATCTTCCTATCCCATGGGACTTGCCAGTGGTAAATTAGGACTGGATCCCCTAGGACTCCACAGGTTTTGGCAGTCTGTGCCTCCCATCCAAGTAGATAGATGATGTAGCCCCATCAACTCCAGTGCTTTGCAAACTTGAGTGGGCATGAGAATCCCCtcagagagtttttaaaaaatacaaattcctgGGTCCTGCTCGGAAGTGACTGGTGACTttggactgaatctgtgtctaaCAAGCACCCTGACAATGCAGATGCTGCTGGTCCTCAGACCAGACTCTGAGTAGCACTGATCTAGATAACACTGTCTCCAAGTACAGCACCCTCTTTATTAAATAGAGAGCTGTTTGGTTTAATATCTAGGTTTTCATAAAAACATTAATGGAAAATACTATTCTAAGCTAGatttaatgaaaacaaatatcCAGGTGTTTGCTAGTCTGTAGCTACTTCTCACTCTTATCAATAACGTTGTGCCTAAAACTgtctttcccttttatttcactttcataactCCCACATCTCTTGCTTCCAGCCCTCTCAGGCAAGCCTCAATTTTCTCTCCGACTTTAGACCTTTCTGGCTTGAGTGTCCTCCCCTTGCAGCAAGCACTCCTGCTTATGCAAAGCACTGTGCCCCCAGGTCCCTGGGGGGAGGCAGGAGCTCCTTGGGGAAGCACCAACTTGGGGTACAGAGAAGGATAAAAGACATAGGGgtacagagaggagaggagggggcccTGATGGCTGTCCAGCCTGTTCTCTGGCCTGTCTCCCTCATTCCATCTTCATCCACCTCTCTCTGATTCTTGTTCTCTCTATTACCCTCTCTCCTTCCACTCCTCTTTCCCTCCATTCCTTCTCCCCACACTCCCACCTGGCCCCCCTCTCCTGGACCCCCCACCAGATGAAGTCTATGCACAGAAGATGAAGTACAAGGCCATCAGTGAGGAGCTGGACAACGCGCTCAATGACATCACCTCCCTCTGAGCCCCTCACCAGCGTGGCCCTCGGccccctctctcttctcctttccatTTTCTCTATGGGAAGCAGGGCCAGCAGGAGGAGCAGAAATTGCCAACACTGCAAAGCCAGGCTGGGTGCAGCCTAGGAGAGCCCTCACCACATCCGCTGCCCATCCTGGCACTTGCTTCATCCTTCTATATCCATCCACTCCTCCCTCTACTGTCGGCCTCCACACTCTCTGCTGCTTAATAAACTCCATTTggtctccatgctgttttcctgCCCTCTAAAGAGCACTGCCATCACCCCCACAGAGCACTGGTTCACTGCTGAGACCCTGGCTCCTGTGGGCACCCCTAATCTTGTGACTCCCTCCCCCACTGAGATCACCCACAAAACACTGAGGCCTACCCCAGAACCCCCTCTGCATGACTCTCACTGACGCATGTGGGCACGTATGACTGTGTCATTCACCACGGGCCCTCTGGTGCCTCTGAGATACATGCCCTTCTGCAAACCCAGGCATGTCACTGCCCTTAGAGTGCTCAGCTGAGATTCCAGGATATAAAGGAATGACTGGAAGGGGAGTGGGCAGGTGAAGTGTAGGAGAGGGATGTAAGGTTGTTAAAGGTCCGGGATGACATTTGGAATGACACTGGATGCCAGCAACGTGGGGGCTTTCGCTGAAGGTCTGTTTTCTGCCTCGAGTTTGTCTATCTGTCTGACACTCCCTTTCCTGGCTCAGTCTTTGTCTTTCCTCCTGTTTCCAACTCTTGAACCTTCTAAAGAAGGAGGGTAAATTAGTTTATGACTCGGGCCTTCCCATACACCTCCATGGCCCCAAAGCCTTGAGTGAGGCGTCCCTGTCTTGGTCAGTCCATCTGTCTGTCCCACCCAAGGGGTCCCCAGATccctgaatgtttgtgtctttgTATGCCTCCAGCCCACTCCGTGTCTGTCACACCCCCTGTCCATGCCTCCCCATGTTTCTCCCCTCatgtctccccaccccacccctgctcacGGGTTGCTTCCCCTCGCAGAGACCTTGGCCAGTGCCAAGGAGGAGAACGTGGAGATCCACCAGACCCTCGACCAGACACTGCTGGAGCTCAACAACCTCTGAGGGctggccctgcccccagccaggCTAGCTGCCAACCCAACCAATAAAACTGATGTTACCAGCATGATGGGGCCCTTTAAGCCTTTCTTGGGTATTGGCAGTGGTGGTGGTAATTTTCCAAAGTGGAGAAGGTGGAGAGGATGCCTCAGGGGAAAAGTGAAGTTGGAAGGAGCTCTGAGTGAGCCAGAGGGATGGGGGCACTAGGCTCACCGAGGAGGGGTTGTGAACGGGTTGTgtggagcagaggagcctggcagggctggaGGAGCATCCTGGCCCTTATTCCCCACAGGGCAGAGGAGCTGCGGTCAGGGGCACTGCCCCATTCCAGCAGGTGGCTGGGCACAACACAACTGGAAGGCAAAACCACAAAACTACATTGGTTTCACTTGAGCAGGGTGAAAGCCCAAAAGCCTCACGGATTTTAAGCCTAGAGACTGAGCCTGCCCTatagacagagagacagacacacacacagtcattccAACACTatagacagatagacagacacagacacacacacacacggtcatTCCAACACTATAGGTCATTTCTGCCCGCTTCCTGATGACATCTATGTTAGGCAGACTCCTGCTGCCTCatcaaagatgtccacatcctaatcctgTGAAATGTCACCTTACATGGGAAAAGGGACTTTGAAGTCAAGTTAAGGAttctgagatggggagattattctAGGTTATCTGCGTGGGCCCAacataatcacaagggtcctttcAACGCAGTTGTAGGTGATGTGACAATGGAAGcaagagattggagtgatgcaaggaaggggccacaagccaaggaatgcttggcttctagaagctgaaaaaggcagGAAAATATTCTCCCCTCAAGAGTGTCCAGAGGGAACCATCCCTGAAgacaccttgactttagcccaTAAGATTCATTTTGGACATCTGACCTCTAGAACtcttaagagaataaatttccaTTACCATTAAGTTTGTGGTAGTTTGTTATAGCAGTGATAGGAAATGAATGCACCATCCTTTTGATTTAGGAGACAAGGATTTGCTTTCCACAGGTTTTAttagaaatattcatttttaaaaatatctttggagGTTTAAAAGGAAGTGGTGTAATGAACAAGACAGTCTTCAGCTGCCCCTCGGATTCCTCTGACCAGCTTCTCTGCGTATTCTCCAAGTGGCAGGCCTCTAGGCAACAGTCTCTGTGACCTCTGCTGGGTGGTAGCTAACACTCCCTTTGGTCTCACTTAGATGTCTACACAACAGGGAAGCCTAATCAGAAATCTCACCAGGGATGAGCTCATTTGCATGCAATTTGCACGGAGCTGCTCTGGATTCCActtggggaggtgggggctgggcctGAGGGAGAGGGTCAGTATAATACCTTTGCTGCCTTCTCATTTGCACAAGGAAGGCGATGCTGGTAACAGCAAAGAGGAGGCCAAAAACCAGGGCCAGGATGTCgcctggaggaaggaggaaagagactGCCTCAGGGAGTGAAGAGGAGCCCGTAGGATTCCCTCAGAGAGGCTTCCacctgcaccccaccccaccagctCCGTCCGAAGTTCCGCTGCTGCTCCCTGTGTCTCCAGCAGGGGCCAGCTAAGGGAAGGGGGTGGGTACACAAGGAGGGGTAAGATAAGCACCCTTTTCCTCCTTAAAGACAAAAGAGGTGGCTTGGGAAGGAGGATTGGAGGAGTTTTTTGAGCTTCATTCTGACCAACTCTTGCTCTGGGGATGACAGGGTAAGCCCCACCTTGATCCAACACTATCCTATTGGGTTTGGAGTCTGTTCTACAGAAACGCAGAGGTAGCAGTGGTGGTCCTGACTAGCCCCTGGCTGAACAGTGCCAAGGAAGGGGGCACAGACTCACCAGCAGCGAGACAGGAATTCAGGTGgactgaagagaaaaaaacagatgttAGAGCTGGGGGCTGTGACCACCAGTGACAGACAAGTGAGGACACAAGAGAGGATGCAGGCCCTGTGGCTGGAGAGGGGGTCCCAGCATCAGTAGACAAAGTGGCACCTGGTTCAACAGTCCTAGGGCTGCCATCCACGCCAGCGGGGAAGGAGGCCTCAATTATTCGCCCATTCAAAGGCTGCGTAGCTCGGAAGTTCAGCTGCAGCCGAGAGTCATCAGGTCCCCACAGGGAgtcagagagggtgtggagctgGGGAGGACAGCAGACAGTGGGGGGTGGGCTCATAACACAGAAGCAAATGGGTCACAGGCTTACTGTCCACGTCCCCCACTTCCCCCACACGGCCCCTTCATCTCTTTCTGCCTCCTCATCCCCAGTGTCACCACCACACCCCAACCCCACCTGCTTAGCACTCAGCTTCACTGTCTGGTTGAACACAGTCCAGATGACCCCCTGGGCACAGGGGGGTGTGGTGAGAGACCCCTCATATCGGAAGTAGCGGCTGAGGTCAGAGGGCAGCAGTGCAGATACATCCAGTCCTGGGACCCAAGTCTCAGAGTCTGTGGAGAGGATGTGTGCTGGGGTCCAACCTATCTTGACTTCCCCTCATACACACACCAAAGCTCTGGGGTAGAgggatacatttttattttttttccctagcacTTGTCCCCCTCTGTCCCCATTCGGCTCCAGCCATATACTGCTGGTCAATGGTCTGACCTTCctgagctgagccacaggggtGCAGGGGGTGCCTCCCTGCCAGAGGGCAGGGACTACAACTCAGGAGCTACTTTTTCGGGCCCTTGAGATCTGCTCAGAAGCCAGCTGGTGGGATGAAGGTTGGCCCTGGGTCACAGCCTGGCTGGGGATACATTTTTAAATCCCAGAAACCAAGCTGACCCAACTCCCTCAGACTATTTCTTCACTGAGTATATCCCTTCCTATAACTCAGCACAGGACATGACTCGGTAGAAAGTAAAAGGCTTTGGGGGCTCACAGAGTAAGAGAACTGCTACCTTGGCCCTTCTTCTGAGTCTTCACTCTTACTTTGCATACTGTGACAACATGCTGGAATGCAGATGTAAGCCAAGAgtgaatcaaaagagaaaatgagtaaTTTTCTGAATAATTTGTAATTTGAATAATTTGTAAGTAAATACCTATAACTATAAAAGACAAGACACAAAAATTCAAAAAGCATAGTTCTCTTTAGTTTAGCAAAATGTAAGATCCAGCTGGGTGAAGTTTAAAATGACCTAGAGTGACTAAGAAGGACAAGAAGATTTCcaacattatttacaaatttaaaatatttgatgctgggctccctggtggctcagtggtaaaagaacacctgccaacgcagaggacataggttcaatcccttgccagggaaagatcccacatgctgcggagcaactaagcccgtgcaccacattGAGCCTGTACTCGAGAGCctggaaccgcaactactgaacctgcaccctgcaaatactgaagcccacatgccctagagcctgtgctccacgagagaagccactgcaatgagaagactgcatactgcaactacagaaaagcccccacttgctgcaactagaaaaagcctgcacagtagtgaagacccagcacagccaaacataaataaaattattaaaaaaaataaagtcaaatatttGATGCTTTGAAGGAGTAAGAGTTCTCAAGAAAAATTTTAGCTCTCCAGACTCAACCCCTGGAGTTCCAAACactgttttttggttttatttggtTTTCATCTTATCTTggtttctgtttggtttttaaacaaaaaatctgTGGGCAGCAGTTAGCTTTGCCTGTTTGCTGTGTTCTGCTTCATAGTTATTATCAAGGTCACAGTAAGCCAGTTCATACTGCAACCCCCTTCTCTGTGGGAGGTAGTCCTTCTCCATCCTCAGACCTGAGGCTCCCCAAGGATGGTTCTTTGTGACAAGGGTATCAAGAGTAGGAGCCAGACCAACAAACTGACCTTTCTCGGTGATTTCTCCCAAACGTGACAGCAACTGTTCATAGGCACTGTTTTCTTCTGGGCCTTCCTAGGAGGTGACAGTGCAAGACAGATGAATGCATGCATCTAGAGTCATGGCTGGAGGCCTATAGGTGATTCGGATTCCCACAATCCTCCCCCATTCCCCAGCTCTGAGAATGCTGGGGAAACACAAAATCTTATGTATTATTACTCAAAGTCCATTTACTTCTACTTTGCAAACTGACCTAACTAGGTGGACTCATTTTCAGTGGCAaataggaggaagaggaggatgcGGGGCCATTTTACTAGGATACAAGGCTCTCAACGATGGGCTCTACTTACTTTTCCAGGCTCACTTATCACTAACTCTATACATATTCCGTGGTCCTGCCACAGACAACCCCAATAACCTTTGTATTCATGGTACCTCTGCATTCACCTTAATAATTCATGAGTTTGACTTTTGGAGCCAGGACACGCTATTTCCAAGGTGCTTCTCTGCAATGCTGTGAGGCTGGTGTTAATGAGTCAGGGAGGCAGTGAGTCTAACAGGTTTCTCACCATCCTTCCTTTCTATTAGCCTCTTCTAATCATTGTGTTTGTACCTTTGATCAGTACAAGTCCAAAGAAGTCAAATGCTTCTCTAGACTCAGTGCATTCTGCAAAGGGGAAATTATGGGTTATAAAAGTATTAGAGAAATGACTCTTCCTTTTGACCATTCCCCACATGTGCCATTCCCCAAATGGGCCATATTCTGAGTCTTTGTGTGTACTGTTCGCTCTGCATAgaatatctctttttctttcccactagcaAAGGCTTCAAGTTTTACCTCCTCTGTGAGGCCTTCCCTGACTACCTCTTTGACTATGTGTCCTCTGTATATGTCTACCCTGTTAGCCTCCTTCACTGGCTGCGGGGAGACAGGATCAACGGTTTCGGGATCTTTTTTTGTGGCCCAGAGCCTGGCTCACAGTGGGCGTTAATCAAAGAACTAATGAGTGAAGATGACAGTCAGGTGCAGGGATGGGAGTTTCTGGGGCAAGATATTCTGAGCCCGAGGGCGTAGGAAAGCAGAGGTGGGGAGTGTCCAGGGCTGGTACCTGCAGAAAGGCGGCCAAGACGGCCAAGCCCCCTGGGCGCCCCAAAGCCTCGTCAAATTCCTCAAATGCAGTGCTGAGGTGAACCACGTGAATCTGGAAAAGACACAGTAGGAGTGGGCGAGATCCCTTACCCGGCACTCCACTTCGACCCTTCGCGGACAGCTGCGCGCTCACCTCGGCAGGAAAACGGTGACCATCAACCGTGTGTTCCGAGCCCGGGCGACCCGCGGCCCCCCAGTGCAAATGTAACTGCAGGGCCCGGTACTCCTGCCCGGGACCCAAGGCCATCTTCAGCCCGGAAGGCAGACTCAGCTGCACTGTGTGGTGAGAGGCAGGTGAACCGGGGCCCGCCCCACCCTCAGCCTAACTTCCAATCACCGTCCCCTCATCTCCAGGTAGACTCCGCCCCTTCCCCGAGGCTCCCCCGGGAGGCCACCTCACCGGTGTGGCCGTTGTTGCACAGGCGCAGTTTTGGTTGTGGCGGGAGCTCAAAGCCAAGGAATTCCAGGGGGCGCAGGGCTGGACAAAACGCAGTGAGCTCCGGGCGGATGTCTACCGGGGATTGAAAGCGGCCAGCGCAGGCTGGGGACACCTGGGGCCATGGCGGAGCGCCTGGAGTGGGCAAGTGTGTACAGGAAGTTTGAAGACAAGATCAGGAACTTTTAGGGAAGCGGAGTAGAAAAAGTGATGCGGTCGAGTCAGGAGGCATCCGGGAGGGAAACAGGTAAAGGATGCGGGGATTGGGGTTGGCGGGGGACAGGCAGCGGGTGTTGTCCGGGACTGGCAGACGTGGATGCGAGGTGAGAGGGATGCGTGTGCGGGCATCAGCAGAGCTGGGTGCCCAGATTGGGTCTGTGTAGGGGTGGGTGTCTCACCTCCATAGCGCCAATGACTGTGGCCATCCCCTGCATAAATgagaagaatgaagaggctgatcTTTGAGCCCAGTCCCTCCCCAGCGGCCAAAAAGAGGTGGGTCGTCCTCACTAGCAGCGTTCACAAACTCAGATTCTTACAAAAGCATAGTAGGTAACAGAAACACCAGAAACAGGCACAACAGCTTGCAGCCAGATAAAAGGCCATAGCTTGATGGGCCACACAAAGATTCTACTAGCCCGCTTGCAACCACTGTCTTAGGGTCTGTAAAGCGGGTGGAGACCTCAGTTCCCAGGCCCAGGTTAGTAGACCATCTTTCTCCTTTAGaaatccctcctccccactctccctGTTTCCTTTCTGATCTCCATCTCCTTTTCCAAAGTTTCTGGCTTGAGGGTCAAGAAACCAGGTTCCTCTACCTGCTGTTTTCCGCTTCCTAggtctcactttcctcatctgtagactGAAGATGCGGTGATTTCTACAAACCCTTCCTGCTCTTCCTCTGGTACCAgcccccctccttcctctcctgtctCTTCATACTTTGCTCTCCACATTctgatctttttttcctctccaacctccccctttcttttctgtctcttcctgcTTACCTCTCTCCATCTGTGTCCCTTTTGTCTCTTCATCTAGCTCTGAAAGGGAGTAAGGGGCTAGTGGCAAGGGAGCTCCTGGGGTTGGGAAAAATCACTGtcagagcacaggctcctctTCTTCCCTGAATAATCCCTCCCTGGGCTGGGGTTTAATGAGGGGAAAGCACCAACCTCCTGGAGCCTAGGTTTGCAGAGCTGATGACCACTTACCTTTTTCATCTCTGTGGGCG from Bos mutus isolate GX-2022 chromosome 8, NWIPB_WYAK_1.1, whole genome shotgun sequence carries:
- the TPM2 gene encoding tropomyosin beta chain isoform X3 — its product is MDAIKKKMQMLKLDKENAIDRAEQAEADKKQAEDRCKQLEEEQQALQKKLKGTEDEVEKYSESVKDAQEKLEQAEKKATDAEADVASLNRRIQLVEEELDRAQERLATALQKLEEAEKAADESERGMKVIENRAMKDEEKMELQEMQLKEAKHIAEDSDRKYEEVARKLVILEGELERSEERAEVAESRARQLEEELRTMDQALKSLMASEEEYSTKEDKYEEEIKLLEEKLKEAETRAEFAERSVAKLEKTIDDLEDEVYAQKMKYKAISEELDNALNDITSL
- the TPM2 gene encoding tropomyosin beta chain isoform X4 — encoded protein: MDAIKKKMQMLKLDKENAIDRAEQAEADKKQAEDRCKQLEEEQQALQKKLKGTEDEVEKYSESVKDAQEKLEQAEKKATDAEADVASLNRRIQLVEEELDRAQERLATALQKLEEAEKAADESERGMKVIENRAMKDEEKMELQEMQLKEAKHIAEDSDRKYEEVARKLVILEGELERSEERAEVAESRARQLEEELRTMDQALKSLMASEEEYSTKEDKYEEEIKLLEEKLKEAETRAEFAERSVAKLEKTIDDLEETLASAKEENVEIHQTLDQTLLELNNL
- the TPM2 gene encoding tropomyosin beta chain isoform X2, yielding MDAIKKKMQMLKLDKENAIDRAEQAEADKKQAEDRCKQLEEEQQALQKKLKGTEDEVEKYSESVKDAQEKLEQAEKKATDAEADVASLNRRIQLVEEELDRAQERLATALQKLEEAEKAADESERGMKVIENRAMKDEEKMELQEMQLKEAKHIAEDSDRKYEEVARKLVILEGELERSEERAEVAESKCGDLEEELKIVTNNLKSLEAQADKYSTKEDKYEEEIKLLEEKLKEAETRAEFAERSVAKLEKTIDDLEETLASAKEENVEIHQTLDQTLLELNNL
- the TPM2 gene encoding tropomyosin beta chain isoform X1; the protein is MDAIKKKMQMLKLDKENAIDRAEQAEADKKQAEDRCKQLEEEQQALQKKLKGTEDEVEKYSESVKDAQEKLEQAEKKATDAEADVASLNRRIQLVEEELDRAQERLATALQKLEEAEKAADESERGMKVIENRAMKDEEKMELQEMQLKEAKHIAEDSDRKYEEVARKLVILEGELERSEERAEVAESKCGDLEEELKIVTNNLKSLEAQADKYSTKEDKYEEEIKLLEEKLKEAETRAEFAERSVAKLEKTIDDLEDEVYAQKMKYKAISEELDNALNDITSL
- the CA9 gene encoding carbonic anhydrase 9 isoform X2, giving the protein MTPITFWLGTYLPLTPPHSHLAIGEGAQGQLDPQDFGSISKRPFCESACSPPGLLLPHPPPISYARTARTHCVPGHPTVSHMAPLCPSPWLPLWIPAPAPGPAVQLLLLLLLLVPAHPQKLLWMQGAPTTGGDSSGEDDPLGEEDLPSEEDIPEEEDSPEEEDLPGLKTDPGEENSLKLEDLPTVEAPRDTEGPQNNAHRDEKGDGHSHWRYGGAPPWPQVSPACAGRFQSPVDIRPELTAFCPALRPLEFLGFELPPQPKLRLCNNGHTVQLSLPSGLKMALGPGQEYRALQLHLHWGAAGRPGSEHTVDGHRFPAEIHVVHLSTAFEEFDEALGRPGGLAVLAAFLQEGPEENSAYEQLLSRLGEITEKDSETWVPGLDVSALLPSDLSRYFRYEGSLTTPPCAQGVIWTVFNQTVKLSAKQLHTLSDSLWGPDDSRLQLNFRATQPLNGRIIEASFPAGVDGSPRTVEPVHLNSCLAAGDILALVFGLLFAVTSIAFLVQMRRQQRHLSETKGSVSYHPAEVTETVA
- the CA9 gene encoding carbonic anhydrase 9 isoform X1, giving the protein MTPITFWLGTYLPLTPPHSHLAIGEGAQGQLDPQDFGSISKRPFCESACSPPGLLLPHPPPISYARTARTHCVPGHPTVSHMAPLCPSPWLPLWIPAPAPGPAVQLLLLLLLLVPAHPQKLLWMQGAPTTGGDSSGEDDPLGEEDLPSEEDIPEEEDSPEEEDLPGLKTDPGEENSLKLEDLPTVEAPRDTEGPQNNAHRDEKGDGHSHWRYGGAPPWPQVSPACAGRFQSPVDIRPELTAFCPALRPLEFLGFELPPQPKLRLCNNGHTVQLSLPSGLKMALGPGQEYRALQLHLHWGAAGRPGSEHTVDGHRFPAEIHVVHLSTAFEEFDEALGRPGGLAVLAAFLQEGPEENSAYEQLLSRLGEITEKDSETWVPGLDVSALLPSDLSRYFRYEGSLTTPPCAQGVIWTVFNQTVKLSAKQLHTLSDSLWGPDDSRLQLNFRATQPLNGRIIEASFPAGVDGSPRTVEPVHLNSCLAAGDILALVFGLLFAVTSIAFLVQMRRQQRYYTDPLPQAQPPPPQVESRAAPCKLHANELIPGEISD